In the genome of Paralichthys olivaceus isolate ysfri-2021 chromosome 10, ASM2471397v2, whole genome shotgun sequence, the window AGTTCATCACCCTAAGCCTTTAAACAGAGGAAAATTCTGTAGAATTTGAAGTTTGGAATAAAAAGTTGAGGAATTCGCAACTTAGAGCAACActgtgtaacttttactgagcaacagcaccctctgcagCTAGATATGATGATTAACTCTGTTGGGTTagttttcatgtagagaaaaaaaaataaaaaataccaaacactgtttagaattcttcatcTTGTAAAAGTTTCCTGGTTGAATTTTGAGATTAATTGACTTGTAAGTCTTTTGAACTGATCTACTGgcattactcttgaacttgctggacctgattGTGACAATCGTACCCACTCACCAGAGTTACAACcattcagggtgaggagtgggaatgatCCGATCACCATTCTCCTCATTCCAAGTCATTGAACCGTTAAactcattttgaagctgctgttgtagggtaaaaaagttgcatagtgttgcaTAGAGGAAGGACGTCTGgttaaaaatatgaatgacaGGGACTTTTCCACTCATCCAGAACTGAAGCTTCTCAACGCAAATACTTTTCATTCAGAAAACCACTCCTGCTAGTTTTACATGGTTTAATAGCTTCTTTCATTTTAACCAGTTATTTCTGCCAGTGTTAAACAGAACAGTGCTCTGCAGCCATAAAGATGTTTGTCCATTATCCTCAACACTTGTGCTCCTCAGACGACCAgttcacactttctttttcaaaatgttgaaaaaacaaaccaacaaatgcGTAACTGTTCAAATACTTCTGTCAGATGGATTTGGTGACGTTAGTTTTTGTGGTGGTTTGATGATATCGCCTGTGCTCCCCAACTCGCAGAGCTCCAGACTGAGTGACGACAACCGGTTGTCTCGTGCCTCTAGATCAGACCTGCAGCCGGTGGGTGGCACTGCACCGCAGACTGTGGCTTTGCTCTCATACCACTAATGGCCTGTGCTGTGCACTTCTCTTGTGATCATGAGCAAAATGTGCTGCAATATTAACTGCGTACCACTAGTGAAAATCGTTTTGTTGTTTAATGACTCATGTAGTGGTTTGTCATCTAATAAGGTGTCTTGTGTTTTACTGAATAATACATGCATGTGCAGCACTTCATTGTTTGTATTGAAATTTTACAAAACGTTTGTCTTGATACATAGTGATATGTTCTTGAAATTACTTTGTGTTGGAGTCTCAGTTCACACATTTTGGCAAGCAGATAAgttgcctgtttgtttttgtgtgttaaaAACAAGTTCTACTCATGACTTCCAAAGATGAATGTCTGTGTGCGATTGGACTTTTCCTGGGACAAAGCCTCAGAAGCTTTGTTATAGGTGAAAGTTGAAATGTATACATGACTGCCATGAAGTATGAGTTTCATTggtctgtgcatctgtgttgtgttgtgcatgtgatTTACTCAACCCAAACAGACAAAGTCTGAGTTACACTTTTGTGTCATGGTATGAATGCAATGCTAACAAGTTGAAGTTGCACCCTTGCTAACAAGTTTGGCGGCTTTCAAAACGCATGTTTTAAACTTCTTGTCCACTTTTTCCTATTTCCCTTCATCTCTTGGTTCATtactcttccctccctctgcccctcTCATCATTTCAGACCTCTGACCTGTACGGTCTCAATGGTCTGTCCTCTAGAAACGCAGGGTCAGCTTTCAATGGTTACCAGGTCTGTATaccagacagacaaacacataaacacctGGAGGTAAAAACAGTTAACAAAGCTTTACTGATGCTCTGCAGCTTGACCTTATGAACTGACTCTTTTTGGAGgggacaaaagaaaagagagtttAAATCAGTTACAAGTTTAAACTCTATTCATTTGCCTGCTGTCTTGTGCAAACATTCTTTCTCCTCATGACCTTCCATTGTGCAGTTCTACAGGTCACTTAGTCAGATCAGCCAGCAGCTCTATTTTAGGGTTGGTTCCATAAACTTACTTGTATCACTATAACTTTCACTAGTGTTACTGACGCCTTTAATTACCCATTCACGCCAGTGTTCCTATAAGCACATAGAATTGTTTGTGTCAAATGCTGTAATGGTTAAGGCAAGGGCTTCATCATTTGTTAACATCCACTCAACATTGACTTCAGTCACTGCACCACTGAATATTTGGCACGGACTTTggtttgtctgtatttttttcacAATTGAGTAGAAATGTAGATAATGGACATCTTAAAGATAGTGTTCTGTGTTCACACACCTGAACCATGAGCCTCCTGTTTACTttgcatgcatatgtgtgtgtgtgtgtggagtcacatgtgcagaACTCCTTATATGAAGACAGCATCTGCAGTGGATCACGGAGAGTCACTGGATCCAGCTCCCATGTAAGATTTGGTTTGattggtcttgttggtttgacAAACATGAGCGTGGCCATGTTATTTGTGAACAGGCTTTTGTGCAATAACTGAATTGGTGTGCGACTAACAGTTGTTAAAGAAGCTTTTTGTCTTGTTCTTACACGAGTTGGACCTTCCTTTAATTCTTGACTGATATAGGGATTGTTGCTGCTGCATGGGCAACACTTTGCATCGATGATGATCTATTTCAATGTTTCAGTTCTGTTAGTGGTTTtggaaacaacacattttgcaCTTAGCTAATAGTGATGGCATGCAGATTCTGAATTGCTCGATCACATATCTCCCCACGATGCATTTGCTACCTGTTGTGTTGGGCTAGGTTTGTGCATTCTTGCTTGCGTTGGATTCGATGTCTAAACAGGAATATGATGGTGTGTTTTCCCTGCAGCCATTAGAGTACAGTAGTTATCGCAGTTCCGGCTCCAGAGCCTCCAGCAGGGCCGGTTCAGCCCGTGCCAGCCCAGTGGTGAGCTCTTACTCCTCAGACACCCTTCTACCCACAAAATGACGAGGTTACATGATGCTTTGTTAATGCATTAACTGAAAAGTCATCATGTTCTTACACTACAGCATTCAGTTATGATCCACTGTTTCACATCAGAGAGAATTCAAGACACCAAAAGCTACATGCAGCATTAAAGGGCCCTCACATCCTTTGTGCAGAGGGCAGTGCAGATGCTGTGCAGTTACTGAAGAGCGACATGATACAGATATGATCGTTGATTTCTGCACAAAAGAGCAGATTGTTCTCTTGTGTAAATGGATTAGCAAATGTATTAATACACAATATTAATGCTTTGTAAATGGAGAACAAGAGGCTGTGTAACATTTCAACTAGAGAGAAATATGAAGGGGAAGAACAAGATAAAACTTCTCCTGAGCAACAGGGAAGTAAGAACATCACAAATCACGCAACCGATTAATTGTCTTTACACACAGGTGAGCTTCAACTGTTAACAGTTGTGTAGAAATggaaagaataataaaaacactttatttatggCTGGTGCCAAAACGTGGTGTCAACCGGTGCAGAAACCAAAGATCATAAAGGTTCTTTGACACCACAGCATGTGCACTGTCCCCCTGATGTGCACAAAGGTGCAAGGTTGCAGCTTTAATAAGACGTTGTAATGTTAGTAAGACATGAATTGAAACTCACTCAGGTAAAATAATCACATGAATGAGTGGAGACATCCTACAGTCACCAGCCTGTAGCAGCAACTGTGCTTTAGTTCAGGCTTGTTTAGGATTTCGATGTGTGTTGATCTCAGCTGTCATTGTACGAAGCAATGGGCTGCACCAGAATGTCCAAAGTGATGTCACTGACTGAGAAGGAATTATCATGATTTAGAGTTGTGGTAAATGGACAGTGTGATGCATTCATCAATGTTAGTGCTAGTGCATCCCCTTTCATTTCAAATAGCAGCTAGTCCAGTTCCTTCTTTCTCTGAGAACATAGATGATTTGATGTACTTGGTGAGTTCAATTTAAGAATAAGGATGATTGACCGTTTAGTCTTTTATGTGTTTCAAAAATAGTTCTCCACTTCTACATATACTTCATTTTTCCcaaccagtttttttttttaaatagcagttttttctctgtgtggacTTGTTCCAAATGTTTGGCTCCTTTGTTGATATGtctcgccccctgctggctgatGTAGgacaactgcagctctgttgccaGTTTTTTGAGGAGTGCGGCCAGTAGCAGTGGCCTCCCCCGGGACCTGGACGATGTTACTATCCCTGACTTTGCAGATGTGAGTCTGTTGGCACCCACAGGATGCAGTGGCCGTGATGCGAGCTGAATTCCTGCTCGATTGTTTTGGTTTCTTGTCACTCATCCTTACTCTTTGCGCCCTGTGTGGTGACTGTGGAGACTCCTAGTTCGTCTAACAACCAGAATGTTTTTGACTGTGGGCTTGAAGCAGAGATTGTGGATGATGTgatgtttctattgttttttaacacattgtttgttgttgaaCGGATGGTGTGTCAGACGGATTTCAGACCAGTTACGTTTCGATTGCCACATCGACTAATTATTTGCATGATGTTCCACATTAAAATATAAGTAATGTGTTCattaatataaaacagtttGAGATTTTGGGACTTCTTTCCTTCCGCCCTCCCTCACTCCTTTTGGCCTTGTGGCCTTTCCATGACCCTCTTAATTCTctgactgttgttttttgtctcaaAAGGTGGAGGACAGAGATTATCTTGAGAAGGTGAGTGGACcgcttttcatttaaaatgcattaattGATCTGGTTGATGGAGAATatggggtgtgtgtggggggggtgttaCAGTAAGAATTTAAGAgctaaatgatttttttttctaaatgtgtattttgtcaCTTTCCTAGGGATCTCGAGCAGCTTCTTCCTTAACCGCAACAACGCTCACATCCTTAGGTGGGACATCCTCCCGAAGGGGAAGTGGAGAGACGGCTATAACTGTAGACGCTGAGACATCCATACGAGAAATCAAGGTAATGCTGAAGaaatgagagggaggaagagaagagaaaggcTTCCTGTGTGTCCACATGAGACTctgagaaataagaaaacaataatttatgATATTTACATTAATCTCAGTTGATGTCAGATTGGAAAGACGACAATAGATCCAAGAAAAAGTGTTTCTTTTATCAAAATGCTCTTCTATGCAGATCTGTGCTCAGTTCATTCCATTTGCATTCTTTCTGCAAAACACTTCCGTCAGTGTGATTGTTGCACCAAACTTTCTGCTTCCTTTGTTCTGATGCTGTCACTCTGTGCTTCTCACTGTCAccactgcctctgctgctgttgcaatCTTCACCAGGAGATTCATGAACTGAAGGATCAGATTCAAGATGTGGAAACCAAGTACACGCAGAACCTAAAAGAAGTTAAGGTATAAGCCTGGGACCCTCCCAAAATCTGCTGGGCCGTGCACTGGTTACTGTggtgtttcattgttttttaactcACTAAAGGTCAAATGTGCACAAAGAGCACAAAGTACAGTTTACTGAGATCCTGAATTGaaactgaattaaattaaatttttgttttcctcactgTAAAACATTTGGCTTATCTAAACATTGGTGGGGCAGTACTATAGGATTAATAGTGGTGCTCTAGACTCAACACAAATAATGACACACATTGTAAAGTTGTATGATtctgtgtgtgaaaatgcaAGTTAGTGAAATTGCCTCTGCATGCTGCTGCCTTTCTTCATtatagcgtgtgtgtgtgttagcattgGCCCTTATGTCTTTACTTAAATCTTGACATCCCAGCATTTAAACTTAGAGATAAAGATAAGAACTTGAGTTTAACCTGAGTCACTACCTCCTACATCGGTATGTCCTCTCTGTGTCGTGACATTAGGATACATTATCAGAAGTGGAGGAGAAGTATCGTAAAGCCATGGTGTCCAACGCTCAGCTGGATAACGAGAAAAACAACTTGATGTATCAGGTGGACACACTCAAGGACTCGCtcatggagctggaggagctgctgtctGAGTCACAAAGAGGATACGAGGAGAAAGTCAAGGTACATCAGGAAGACACGATGATGATCTGAGAGCTTTATAGAATTTGGCCACCTTTTGAAAGCATTGAGTGTTTTGAAGAGATGtattgacagttttttttacagaagaTGTGAGAATAAACAGTCAGCTGTAAGATGAAGCCGGACAAAGACCCATTATACATGAGTGTTATTACACTGTGATTATACCAAAGTTCAGTTAATATTAAACCAACTCACAGATTCTGCCTTGTTTTGATTAAATGTGACTCTAATGCTCACAACATGATTAAGATGACGACATCGCACTTTGCAGCAACAATTTTTGACGGAAGCTCAAAATGAAAACTCCAAAGTTATCTGTTGTCAAACTGTCTTTTGTTCTCCACAGGACTATGACAGAGAAAAGCATGCCCACAGTGTCCTTCAGTTCCAgttcaatgaaatgaaagagaCTCTAAAACAAAGTGAAGAGCTGCTAAATGTGAGTATTTGTCTCccagtgtgaaaatgtgtcactGAAGTATGAAGTACTGTGTAGACGTGGAGCTTTCTCTGGGTTAGAATGGTAAAcggtctttatttatatattatgtatttgCCATTTTCACCATTCACTAAATTTGATGGCTGTTTACCAAAAGAAACCATCTGCAAACAACTGCGTGTTACGCAGTCCGTCACTAGGAGAAGCTGCATGTTGAGGTGCTTTTCAcaacattctttttttcttcatccacTGTATGCATGAGCTGCATTACTCTTTTtgtgatctctctctcttcctctcaagctttgttttccttctttgcTACTCAGGAGATCCGTCAGCTGCGTATGAAACAGGATGGTTTTGTTAGAGAAATATCTGACCTGCAGGAGACGGTGGAGTGGAAGGATAAAAAAATTGGGGTACGACCCGTGAACTCTTGTCCAGCGGTTTAGTGATTTTAACAGTTGGTATTGTTTCTCCTTTGCATGATGCTGAACACCTTTTACTTTCACTTCTTTTCCACAATTTCCTTCCTCTTGGCCACTCTCTGCCACTGCTGTGGCTCTGCTCAGGCCTTAGAGCGACAGAAAGAATACACAGATGCAATCCGAACTGAGCGAGATGAACTCAGAGAGGAGGCGGTGAAGCTCAAAGACATTCTAAAGGTACTCTGAAAATATGTCTGTCTAATTTGTCTTGTACTCCACGCTGTCTTTACTGATCTCCAAGTTCAGCCTGCAGTGTGAGCGTTtaggaaatacattttgaaaccataaaagagaaaataaggttttcaatATCTCATTACTATATTAACTGCACTgaattttaaagggatagttcccagaaaaatttaaatgtacTCATTATTTTCTCACCACTAAGccgatgaagtgtttgagtccacaaaacacttttggagtcttaAATACAGTTGCAGCGGAATCCAATAAAGTTGAAGTCAATagtgacctcttcttcagatgtaataaaaaaacataaaaaacataaaatgcatccatactgcttgtgtgttGTCGTCTTAGTGCCCACAAGCCCcgaaattcaaattcaactcaaaTCGACGTCATTTactccatgtttttagcctgaatGTCCGCTGATAGCCTCCATGGAGGCACGTTCACGTACCCTCCGGCACAAGGAACAGCACACACTCTCGCCCGAGGGCACTTTCCTGTGGCTATGTCGGCAAGCTTCACTATACTTGCtagacttttaggcttaaaacacagtgtgaatGACGATATTTCGAATCTGAATGTCGGGGCtcgcagacacttggatgacccCACACGAGCATGGaggcatgtttgtttgttattttattacgtctgaagaagaggtcacctGGGCTGAATCACTACTCATAGTGGTGAATagaaaatgagtgaattttcatttttctgtgaactatccctttaaagtaAAACCAGATCCTGGTGTATTGAAAGTTAATTTGTCCTGTTGTATTATGTTGTCAGAAATGCTGATTCTAACCGAGGAATCTTGTTCCCATCAAAGCGGAACTGAACTATTTGCAACTCATTTACTGAACTAATGTTTTGACTTTGCACTGTGTTTAGAAACATGGAATAGTGTTGGGACCTGATCTAAACATCAATGGGGACATTGTTGAAGCAGAAGTTGACGGGTCCAGTGGAGACTCTGCTCAACAACCAGCTCAGGAATCACAGACGTCACCTGCAGAGGGGAACAGCATGCTCGGTAAAACCCACTGTGGaacaaaaactttatttcttttaaatgcatGGCTCAGCATATACTTCATCAAACACTTTCATTCCAAATGCTTCAGAGAAGTGATGAAACACAGTTAGTTCATTGTGTGGGTACATGTATGCAATTCATTTTCTCCCACTGCTGGGACgttaagtgttgttttaacTGTGATTTGCTATAAAGGATAAGCCTTGTGATAATTTACACCGATCTTAAAGGATAAGGGTGGTTATAATCTAGATTTTTCTTGAGATTGAAATCAATTCTTGGAGCCCTGGCCGTTGGAAACAGTTGATGACAAATTATCGCAGCACAAAGTCAGTGTTCTAGATGTTCTTGAGCCTACAACTCACGATGAGAGCCTTTATTAATGAGAAATACAATCAAAGTCTGAAATTCTGTGGCAactttctgtctgttgttgaAGATTTTTTGAAACTATCAAATATATATTGATTTgacaaaccttttttaaaatttttaacaAGACAAGTAAAGACTAGAACACAACAATAATGTATTCTACTTACATTATCTGCGTGTTTTACACTTTACCATAGAGCATCACTGTTGTCCACAAACTATTAAGTGAGTGATATGTTCCTTCATTACTATCAAcacataatgtgttttttttctatgtcctactgaaaaaaatattgtccTGCTGACATAAGTAATAATGACATATTTACTcctgtttgaaaaatgtttgtacatCATTCTTAGTACAAATTGATGGAATTGTGGCAGAGTGCAACAAACAGGAATGGGATGTTCAACTGATGTTCAATCATCAAGAAAGGTTTTAGAGTTACCAGCCTTATCCTTTGAGCCACATTCATCTGATTGCTGTCCTGTAGAAACTAAGATCCCAATTACTAACTTGCCTTGTCTTCATTGCTAACGTTTTGACTTTTAATGCATTTTCCTTGCACCTTTCGCACCATGTCAGCTCATACATAATATTTCTGATTCACAACCAAATCTGCTTACGTGTGTGGTATTGGTGTGTAGATGCTGACAAGTCTTCTGTAGCATATTGACGGATGTGTAGAGATATAGATGATGTAGAGTACTCTTGAGCTGCCAGTCTTTGGCTTCTTTTCCTGTCACACAGTTGTTCGTGGGATCAAGAACTTCATTTCGGTGTCGCTCCtgcctttcttcttcttcttgtgcttCTCTTGGGTATCTTGACTCTTGTGCTTCTCTTTCTGGCCACTGAATCAATCAGGTGTTCTGCCCGTATCTGCTAATGTGCTCCCTGATGAAGATTTTTGAAAATCATGTCTTAAGTCAACATTTCTTTGGCCTTTTATCACCATATGCTCTTCATGATCTCTCAGGCAACACAGATGAGACTGAGGAGGTGGATCCAGATCAGCATCAAGAAATTGTGAAAGAGGAAGCACAAGAGAATCAGTTGAGCTCTGATAAACTCTGTGATGTTGCAGTGTCCACAGTGGAAACATCTAGTGGAGAACAGACTGCAGAGGAACAACAGACATGCTTAAGCACAGTGGACGAGCGCATTGGAGAAAGCGACCTCAGCAAAGACTTAAATATTGACATTCCCGATCATCCAATTACTGAAGCCAAAGATATAATTGTAACAAGTGCTGAGGAAAATAGTCCAGACACAGAAACAAGCAGGTGTGAGACAGATTTAGTGGAGACAGAAACCGAAAGCAGCAGTGttaacacacacagggatgatTTTAAACAGACATGTAACAAGCTTAgtgaaaagcaagaaaacaaacaagaagaagCTATGGAAAGTAATTTGAGTACAGAATCATGTCCTCAGCAAAAAGATGTGAAGGACATCGCAAAAGACATAGACAATGTCGAGGCGAAGGAAATACCCAGTAAATCTCAGGGTGAAGCTAATGCTTCagggaaaaggaagaaaaagaagagaagaggcaaaaaGAAAGGGAACCAACAAaaagatgaaacagaaaaagaaaacagcaaaacagaaCACAGTGTAGAATCAGATAAAGAAGAACAAGTTGGATCTAATACAACAGAACCTAATATAGACGATTCTGTCGCTGAAATCCTCAAGGAATCAAAGATGGATCAAGTAAAGAAAGAGCAGGTCGGGCAACAAATTGAGGAAGCAGAAGAAGCAGCAAAAGCACTCGAACCCACTGAAACCTTTTCTCACAAAGAAGCTTTCCAAGAACCAAATGAGCATGACAAGGAACAAACTTTGAAAACTGAGACAATAGAAGAATTAAAAGAAGTGGCACCAAGCAAACCCCTTTCTTGCACTGAAACTCGAGAGGAAATAAGAGTTAATCACGAAACAAATGAACCAAACAAAGATCAGAGTGACACAGCAGACATAATAGAGGTAGTGGCACCAACTGAAACTTTTTCTCATATTGAAACTCCGATGGAATTATGCAAAGAACCCAGTATGGATGAGCAGGGcaaagaagaaacagagaaagcagGAGAGGTTGAATCTATACCATGTCCTCAGGAGACCCATCTGGGTACATGTGATCTTACTGACACCTCCACCAGTACAGACTGCACCGATGGCCTTGACAATAAGCTTACTTACAGTGTAGATAAGTCAGTACTCTCAACTAATGGTCACATCATCCAAAGTGAGTCAAAAATCATTGATAATGTTGAGGATGAGGACGTTGTGTCTGTTGATGAGATGAAGCCTGAATGTAAAACTGATACCATCGGTCAGGAAAACACTGAAGATGAATCACACGTTCCGAGCAACATCGATGTTGCTGCTGATTTATCTGAATCCACTAACGTTCATGAGAGAATAGACCTCACATCAGTCTTGTCGGCATATACTGATGACGTCACAAGCTGTCTCAAGAGCTTGTCTGACTCCAAGCCTCAACCAGAGCCATCATCACTAAGGGATGACTCTCCCATCATGGTTCCTGATAAAGATCCTGAGGAGACAACAAAAGATATAGAGGAGGCAGGAATACAGACTGAACAAGAAAGTTTTCCTCTCAGCGTCACTGCTCCTTGTCAGGCTGGTGGTAATTCAGAGCTAAAACAAGATGGGACACAAAAAGAAGAGTTGGAGAGAGACTTGAAGGAACCTGGAGGTTTAATCGAGCCAGAAAGCTCCTCACATGATGAAAATGGCGACAGCGCATCATTAACGAATAACCCAGATGCATTAGACATCGAAAAAGGTCTGTTAGAGACTGAAGCTCAGGTTGAACATTTAGATGAGGTAGAAAGCCAGACATTAGAGTGTGTGGACCTGAAAGATGAATCAAATGCCAGAGAAACAGATGAGATTGATACCACTGACAAGTTAAATACACCAGACTctcagaaagaagaagagattgGTTCCTCCTGTTCTCTGGCTGAGCACCTGCATGAATCCAGCGAAGACAAACGCGAGGATGATTCATCTCAACCTAACCAGCAGGgcagtgatgaagaggatggtGAAGATGAGGAAGGGCAATCTTTTGATTTTGATGACATGGATGTTGAAGCAGCTTTTCAAACCAATGCAccagaaaacaaagaagaggaaatCGTTGAGGAGGGAGTTGAAGTTGTGTCAGATCCaagtgaaaatacacaaaacaagccaactgaGAGAAACGATGAGACGTCTACGTTTGATGAGTGTAACCAGGTAGATAAAGAGTCTGAAACAATACATCAAGACAAGCAGAGCACTTTGGCTCATGAGGAAGCCACGGCAGATGAGGCACGGCCCAATATAGAGGACGGAgccattttaaatgttgtagAGTCAGGTGTTGTTGCAGAGGACACTAACCAGGCAACATCTTTTCCAGTAGAGGAAGGATTAGACAAGCAGGAGTTACAGGGTGACAGTTTGGTTTCACCAGAGAGGGCCGTCCATGTAGCCAGTGACAAAGAGCCACCACATTCAAGCAAAGATGTAAGGAAGAACAGCAAGAAAGGCAAAGGCAAGGGCAAAGAGGACTGTAAAATGTCTTAGTTTATAAGTGGTATATACTGTAGTATAGATGTATCTGATGTTCCTTCAGTAGTCGTTGCTTAGCTCTTAAAAAGGGGGTAGAATAGATATTTGCAAAACCAAACAGCACTTTGTTGAACAGtggtgtatgtatgtatgttatttttaaaaatgcacgGTAAAAGTCCAAACATCAGTTTTCATTGAGGTCATATGTACAAAAAAAGGATGATTTGCGGAGAGATGAAGAAACTGCGAGGATGGACTGGACTTTGACCAGTGGATAGAACTGCTACTTGTATTTAGTTATTGATGTAATAGCCTATGATGcttgtgatgttttattgaGGATATTGTTTTTCAGTGTCTCAGACCATTTGTTCTGCTTGATGGAATTGTTATTCCCTAAAAGAGCTCATTCGGGGGGGGGCACATTTTGCTAATTCTCATTTAAGGGGCTATATATAAGTTATCACTACATAGCTATGTATGTACAGCTGCGTATTTACCAGTGTAAAGAGAAAAATTCAGTCTTGAGCACgatcacacaaacataaatttGCAGGTGAATGTTGCAGGTCAAACGTCACCAAAGTTTAACTCCACAAGAAGCTGCACTTCTGATGTGCTTTTTCACCTCCTCGCTCACACTGATAACCAGGAGGCGAATGTTCGCAACTGATGCATTTACACGTGTGACCGGGCCTTTACTCATCACCGGaaattagcatgctaacatatTTGTAGTGGCCCAGCTGGACTTTCTTGTCACTTTTTGATAGCTGTAGCATCCAGTCAACTCCTGCTCAGAGGACACATCATGACCTCATGTCTTGTAAAAGTAGCCGTTGGTCATGGCAAGCGGCCATCACCGTCAACCATTTCCAGCAAGACACCACATTTGGTAGCAGAGTAAACTTACATATAGCACCTTTAAGACTGTAGCAATCTGGCTTTTACATTTTCTAGGTATGTTATGAAGGTTCAAATTATAATATTTAGTTAAGACATTTCCAAGGCCCTGAATTCTAAGGCACATTAATGTATGATAAATGCATGTTTACATTATGTTCCACTTTATGGAAAAGATGTCTGCGGTCCCTGAACAATGAAATGCCAATAAATCCCCTGTTGACACCTATTTGAAATGTTGATCTAAactcatttttgttttcaacgTTAAAACCTTCTTTATCAGTCTATACTTGGATATCTGTTGTCACACATTGTGGTTATATGCTGTAGCGTGAATGTAGTTCCACCAGCTGCATTGACCCTCCTTTCCACAGTCTGTGCATGCTAACATTCCCCCTCACACCCCACTCCGTCACTCCCCTATGGACTCCTGTTGTGTTGCATGCATCAACCTCACTTGACCCAGCCCCCTCACACACCATCTCCTTGGTTCTCCCCACCCCTGGTATGTTCActgattt includes:
- the lrrfip1a gene encoding enolase-phosphatase E1 isoform X5 — protein: MGTQGTGRKRSTKKEKSTAEDDALNLIAREAEARLAAKRAARAEAREIRMKELERQQKEIFQVQKKYYGLNTKFDERVDNRWGDIEQWMEDSERYSRSSQIHMLSDDDERMSVGSRGSVRSDLDAVGAYAGGGSSHKKSKKKKKHKHKDRDGNGNDDDYSVMSSRSSRLSDESRVSRASRLDLTSSRLSDDNRLSRASRSDLQPTSDLYGLNGLSSRNAGSAFNGYQFYRSLSQISQQLYFRSHVQNSLYEDSICSGSRRVTGSSSHPLEYSSYRSSGSRASSRAGSARASPVDNCSSVASFLRSAASSSGLPRDLDDVTIPDFADVEDRDYLEKGSRAASSLTATTLTSLGGTSSRRGSGETAITVDAETSIREIKDTLSEVEEKYRKAMVSNAQLDNEKNNLMYQVDTLKDSLMELEELLSESQRGYEEKVKDYDREKHAHSVLQFQFNEMKETLKQSEELLNEIRQLRMKQDGFVREISDLQETVEWKDKKIGALERQKEYTDAIRTERDELREEAVKLKDILKKHGIVLGPDLNINGDIVEAEVDGSSGDSAQQPAQESQTSPAEGNSMLGNTDETEEVDPDQHQEIVKEEAQENQLSSDKLCDVAVSTVETSSGEQTAEEQQTCLSTVDERIGESDLSKDLNIDIPDHPITEAKDIIVTSAEENSPDTETSRCETDLVETETESSSVNTHRDDFKQTCNKLSEKQENKQEEAMESNLSTESCPQQKDVKDIAKDIDNVEAKEIPSKSQGEANASGKRKKKKRRGKKKGNQQKDETEKENSKTEHSVESDKEEQVGSNTTEPNIDDSVAEILKESKMDQVKKEQVGQQIEEAEEAAKALEPTETFSHKEAFQEPNEHDKEQTLKTETIEELKEVAPSKPLSCTETREEIRVNHETNEPNKDQSDTADIIEVVAPTETFSHIETPMELCKEPSMDEQGKEETEKAGEVESIPCPQETHLGTCDLTDTSTSTDCTDGLDNKLTYSVDKSVLSTNGHIIQSESKIIDNVEDEDVVSVDEMKPECKTDTIGQENTEDESHVPSNIDVAADLSESTNVHERIDLTSVLSAYTDDVTSCLKSLSDSKPQPEPSSLRDDSPIMVPDKDPEETTKDIEEAGIQTEQESFPLSVTAPCQAGGNSELKQDGTQKEELERDLKEPGGLIEPESSSHDENGDSASLTNNPDALDIEKGLLETEAQVEHLDEVESQTLECVDLKDESNARETDEIDTTDKLNTPDSQKEEEIGSSCSLAEHLHESSEDKREDDSSQPNQQGSDEEDGEDEEGQSFDFDDMDVEAAFQTNAPENKEEEIVEEGVEVVSDPSENTQNKPTERNDETSTFDECNQVDKESETIHQDKQSTLAHEEATADEARPNIEDGAILNVVESGVVAEDTNQATSFPVEEGLDKQELQGDSLVSPERAVHVASDKEPPHSSKDVRKNSKKGKGKGKEDCKMS